The genomic stretch TGCGATTCTGGGAGACTCGCAGACCCGCATTTTACAGCGGCCCGAGGTGCGCGCCTCCGATGGGCTGAAGGCCACGCTGCGCATCGGCGACCGCGTGCCGATTGCCACCGGCGCCTTTCAGGGTGGAGCCACCGGCGGGATCAATTCGTTGGTGCAGACACAGTTTCAGTACACCGATGTAGGTGTGAATCTGGACGTAACTCCCAAAGTCCATCAGAACAACGAAATTACTTTGAAGGTGCGCGTGGAAATCTCCGCCGTAACCGGCCGCGTGAAAATTGGCGACATCGAGCAGCCCGTGATCGGCCAGCGCGTGATCGAGCATGACATCCGGCTGCGCGAAGGCGAAGTGAATGTTTTAGGCGGCATCTTCCAGACGCAGAACACCAAGGGCATCAGCGGCATTCCCGGCCTGTCGGATATTCCGCTGCTGAAATATCTGTTCTCGAACGTCAGCGACACGCTGGTCGAGAACGAAGTGCTGATCGTACTGCGCCCGCGCACCGTGCGACTGCCGGACATACTCCCGGAAAATCTGCGCGCCGTGGATGTGGGTACGGAAGGCGATGTGCGACTGCGCAGCCCGCGCGAGTTGCCCGACCCTGCGGCGCCCGCGCCGGAGCCGTTGCCGGCCCAGCCCCCAAGCCCCGCGCCTCCCGCTGCAACCAGTCCTGCTGCTCCTGCAACCCCGGCTGCTCCATCTGACCCAGTAGCCGAGCCTGAGCAGGGGACGTCAGAGCCCTTGGCATCTCCAGCGCAGCCGGTTCCACAGGCGTTCCCCACCACTCCGACCAGGCCTGGAATGCCTGGAATGCCGATCCCGCCGCAGGCTCATCGGCAGGTGGCCGCGGCCTTGGTAGCTTAAGGAAGTTTAGTGAGGCAGCTAGTCCATTCCGTAAATAGGTCCAGCCTCCATCCCGGTCAGCGCGGATTTACGCTGATTGAGCTGGTCGTGGCCACGGCCATTCTGGCCATCTTGTCGATGGTGGCGCTGCCGCTGGCGCGCGTGCAGTTGCGGCGGGCGCAGGAGAAGGAATTACGCATTGCGCTGCGCGAGATTCGCACCGCGATTGATAACTATAAAAAGGCCGCCGATCAAGGGCGCATCCAGGTGGAACTGGGCTCGGACGGCTATCCGCCGGAGCTTGAAGATCTGGTGGAGGGTGTGGAGTTACTGAACACGCCGGACAACAAAAAACTGCGGCTGCTGCGCCGCATTCCGCGCGATCCGCTGACCAACTCGACTGAGTGGGGCAAGCGGTCCTATCAGGACGAGCCGGACTCAACGGCTTGGGGCGGCGAAAATGTTTTCGACGTGTTCTCGCAGGCGCAGGGCACGGCGCTGGATGGAACAAACTACTCGGAGTGGTAGCTGTCTAGAGATTCGCATGAGGCCAAGAGTAACAATTCGGGAGCATGACGCCGCGGCGCGGACAGTGTCTCGCGGACGCCTGTTTGGGTTTCGGGGCTTTACGGTCCTCGAACTGATGATCGTCATTACCATCATCCTGGGGCTGTTGTCTGTCGCCATCCCCAATTATCAAACCTCCATTCTGCGCTCCAAGGAAGCCGTATTGCGGGATCATCTGTTTACCATGCGGTCTCTGATTGACCAATATACGCTGGATAAGCAGAAGGCCCCGGAGAGTCTCGGCGACCTGGTTTCCGAGGGGTATCTGCG from Acidobacteriota bacterium encodes the following:
- a CDS encoding type II secretion system protein codes for the protein MRQLVHSVNRSSLHPGQRGFTLIELVVATAILAILSMVALPLARVQLRRAQEKELRIALREIRTAIDNYKKAADQGRIQVELGSDGYPPELEDLVEGVELLNTPDNKKLRLLRRIPRDPLTNSTEWGKRSYQDEPDSTAWGGENVFDVFSQAQGTALDGTNYSEW
- a CDS encoding prepilin-type N-terminal cleavage/methylation domain-containing protein, with the translated sequence MRPRVTIREHDAAARTVSRGRLFGFRGFTVLELMIVITIILGLLSVAIPNYQTSILRSKEAVLRDHLFTMRSLIDQYTLDKQKAPESLGDLVSEGYLRDIPIDPITRSRSTWTTESEDSSVLSPDQTAPGIADVHSGSSLRSLEGTSYSTW